Proteins encoded in a region of the Megalops cyprinoides isolate fMegCyp1 chromosome 3, fMegCyp1.pri, whole genome shotgun sequence genome:
- the ap2b1 gene encoding AP-2 complex subunit beta isoform X1 — MTDSKYFTTNKKGEIFELKAELNNEKKEKRKEAVKKVIAAMTVGKDVSSLFPDVVNCMQTDNLELKKLVYLYLMNYAKSQPDMAIMAVNSFVKDCEDPNPLIRALAVRTMGCIRVDKITEYLCEPLRKCLKDEDPYVRKTAAVCVAKLHDINAQMVEDQGFLDSLRDLIADSNPMVVANAVAALSEISESHPNSNLLDLNPQNINKLLTALNECTEWGQIFILDCLSNYNPKDEREAQSICERVTPRLSHANSAVVLSAVKVLMKFLELLPKDSDYYNTLLKKLSPPLVTLLSGEPEVQYVALRNINLIVQKRPEILKQEIKVFFVKYNDPIYVKLEKLDIMIRLASQANIAQVLAELKEYATEVDVDFVRKAVRAIGRCAIKVEQSAERCVSTLLDLIQTKVNYVVQEAIVVIRDIFRKYPNKYESIIATLCENLDSLDEPDARAAMIWIVGEYAERIDNADELLESFLEGFHDESTQVQLTLLTAIVKLFLKKPSETQELVQQVLSLATQDSDNPDLRDRGYIYWRLLSTDPVTAKEVVLSEKPLISEETDLIEPTLLDELICHIGSLASVYHKPPNAFVEGSHGIHRKHLPIQHGSIDTGESPVSAGPAAPMDQPQVIPSQGDLLGDLLNLDLGPPVNVPQVSTIQMGAVDLLGGGLDSLLGGDLGGGVGGSPAVGQNFIPSSVPSTFAPSPTPAALSSGLNDLFDLSTGMAITTGGYVAPKAVWLPAVKAKGLEIAGTFSRRQGHMYMDMTFTNKALQHMTDFAIQFNKNSFGVIPTTPLPIHTPLMPSQSIDISLPLNTIGPVMKMDPLNNLQVAVKNNIDVFYFSCLIPLNIFFVEDGKMERQVFLATWKDIPNENELQYQIKECHLNADTVSGKLQNNNIYTIAKRNVEGQDMLYQSLKLTNGIWILAELRIQPGNPNYTLSLKCRAPEVSQYVYQVYDSVLKN; from the exons ATGACCGATTCAAAGTACTttaccacaaacaaaaaag GAGAGATCTTTGAGCTGAAGGCAGAGCTGAACAatgagaagaaagagaagaggaaggaggctGTGAAGAAGGTCATCGCTGCCATGACCGTGGGCAAAGATGTCAG TTCGCTTTTCCCAGATGTGGTGAactgcatgcagacagacaaCCTGGAGCTGAAGAAGCTGGTGTACTTGTACCTAATGAACTATGCCAAGAGTCAGCCCGATATGGCCATCATGGCCGTCAACAGCTTTGTCAAG GACTGTGAAGATCCGAACCCCCTGATCCGGGCGCTGGCCGTGCGCACCATGGGCTGCATCCGCGTGGACAAGATCACCGAGTACCTGTGCGAGCCGCTGCGCAAGTGCCTGAAGGACGAGGACCCGTACGTGCGGAAGACGGCGGCCGTGTGCGTGGCCAAGCTGCACGACATCAACGCCCAGATGGTGGAGGACCAGGGCTTCCTGGACTCCCTGAGGGACCTCATCGCCGACTCCAACCCCATG GTCGTGGCCAACGCCGTGGCAGCTCTGTCCGAGATCAGCGAGTCGCACCCCAACAGCAACCTTCTGGACCTGAACCCCCAGAACATCAACAAGCTACTGACGGCCCTGAACGAGTGCACGGAGTGGGGCCAGATCTTCATCCTGGACTGCCTCTCCAACTACAACCCCAAAGACGAGCGCGAGGCCCAGAG TATTTGTGAGCGCGTGACCCCTAGGCTGTCCCACGCCAACTCGGCCGTGGTGCTGTCTGCTGTCAAAGTGCTCATGAAGTTCCTGGAGCTGCTTCCCAAGGACTCTGACTACTACAACACCCTGCTGAAGAAGCTGTCCCCGCCCCTGGTCACTCTGCTCTCTGGGGAGCCCGAGGTGCAGTACGTGGCGCTCAGGAACATCAACCTGATCGTGCAGAAGAG GCCCGAGATCCTGAAGCAGGAGATCAAGGTGTTCTTCGTCAAGTACAACGACCCCATCTACGTTAAACTGGAGAAACTGGACATCATGATCCGCTTGGCCTCCCAGGCCAACATTGCCCAG gtgttGGCTGAGCTGAAGGAGTACGCCACGGAGGTGGACGTGGACTTCGTGCGCAAGGCCGTGCGGGCCATCGGGCGCTGCGCCATCAAGGTGGAG caaTCAGCCGAGCGCTGTGTGAGCACTCTGCTCGACCTCATCCAGACCAAGGTCAACTACGTGGTTCAGGAGGCCATTGTGGTCATCAGAGATATCTTCCGCAAGTACCCAAACAA GTATGAGAGCATTATCGCCACACTGTGTGAAAACCTGGACTCCCTGGACGAGCCGGACGCACGCGCTGCCATGATCTGGATCGTGGGGGAGTACGCCGAGAGAATCGACAATGCCGACGAGCTGCTGGAGAGCTTCCTGGAAGGATTCCACGATGAGAGCACACAG GTCCAGCTCACCCTGCTGACAGCCATCGTTAAGCTGTTCTTGAAAAAGCCCTCAGAGACCCAGGAGCTGGTCCAGCAGGTCCTCAGCCTGGCCACCCAG GACTCTGACAACCCCGACCTGCGTGACAGGGGCTACATCTACTGGCGCCTGCTGTCCACCGACCCGGTGACGGCCAAGGAGGTGGTGCTGTCGGAGAAGCCGCTGATCTCGGAGGAGACGGACCTGATCGAGCCCACCCTGCTGGACGAGCTCATCTGCCACATCGGGTCCCTGGCCTCCGTCTACCACAAGCCCCCCAACGCCTTCGTGGAGGGCAGCCACGGCATCCACCGCAAGCACCTGCCCATCCAGCACGGCAG CATCGACACAGGGGAGAGCCCTGTCAGCGCCGGGCCGGCAGCCCCCATGGACCAGCCGCAGGTCATCCCCTCCCAGGGCGACCTCTTGGGAGACCTGCTCAACCTGGACCTGGGCCCCCCGGTCAACGTGCCCCAGGTGTCCACCATTCAGATGGGGGCGGTGGACCTGCTGGGCGGTGGGCTAGACAGCCTG CTCGGGGGAGACCTGGGAGGAGGTGTTGGGGGAAGTCCAGCA gTGGGACAGAACTTCATCCCGTCCTCGGTGCCCAGCACATTCGCCCCCTCGCCCACCCCGGCGGCGCTCAGCAGCGGCCTCAACGACCTGTTCGACCTCTCCACCGGCATGGCCATCACCACCGGCGGCTACGTGGCTCCTAAAGCG GTGTGGCTGCCAGCAGTCAAGGCCAAAGGCCTGGAGATCGCCGGAACCTTCTCCCGCAGACAGGGTCATATGTACATGGACATGACCTTCACCAACAAGGCCCTGCAGCACATGACCGACTTTGCCATCCAGTTCAACAAGaacag ttttgGGGTGATCCCCACCACACCCCTACCCATTCACACCCCTCTGATGCCCAGCCAGAGCATCGACATCTCCCTGCCGCTCAACACCATCGGGCCCGTCATGAAGATGGACCCACTCAACAACCTGcag GTGGCTGTAAAGAACAACATTGATGTCTTCTACTTCAGCTGCCTCATTCCACTCAACATCTTCTTCGTGGAGGATGGAAAAATGG AGCGCCAGGTCTTCCTGGCCACCTGGAAGGACATTCCCAATGAGAATGAGCTTCAGTACCAGATCAAAGAGTGCCACCTAAATGCAG ACACCGTCTCGGGGAAGCTACAAAATAACAACATCTACACCATCGCCAAGAGGAACGTGGAGGGTCAGGACATGCTGTACCAGTCCCTGAAACTCACCAACGGCATCTGGATCCTGGCAGAGCTACGCATCCAGCCCGGCAACCCCAACTACACG ctctcctTGAAGTGCCGGGCTCCAGAGGTCTCCCAGTACGTCTACCAGGTGTACGATTCCGTCCTGAAGAACTGA
- the ap2b1 gene encoding AP-2 complex subunit beta isoform X2 → MTDSKYFTTNKKGEIFELKAELNNEKKEKRKEAVKKVIAAMTVGKDVSSLFPDVVNCMQTDNLELKKLVYLYLMNYAKSQPDMAIMAVNSFVKDCEDPNPLIRALAVRTMGCIRVDKITEYLCEPLRKCLKDEDPYVRKTAAVCVAKLHDINAQMVEDQGFLDSLRDLIADSNPMVVANAVAALSEISESHPNSNLLDLNPQNINKLLTALNECTEWGQIFILDCLSNYNPKDEREAQSICERVTPRLSHANSAVVLSAVKVLMKFLELLPKDSDYYNTLLKKLSPPLVTLLSGEPEVQYVALRNINLIVQKRPEILKQEIKVFFVKYNDPIYVKLEKLDIMIRLASQANIAQVLAELKEYATEVDVDFVRKAVRAIGRCAIKVEQSAERCVSTLLDLIQTKVNYVVQEAIVVIRDIFRKYPNKYESIIATLCENLDSLDEPDARAAMIWIVGEYAERIDNADELLESFLEGFHDESTQVQLTLLTAIVKLFLKKPSETQELVQQVLSLATQDSDNPDLRDRGYIYWRLLSTDPVTAKEVVLSEKPLISEETDLIEPTLLDELICHIGSLASVYHKPPNAFVEGSHGIHRKHLPIQHGSIDTGESPVSAGPAAPMDQPQVIPSQGDLLGDLLNLDLGPPVNVPQVSTIQMGAVDLLGGGLDSLVGQNFIPSSVPSTFAPSPTPAALSSGLNDLFDLSTGMAITTGGYVAPKAVWLPAVKAKGLEIAGTFSRRQGHMYMDMTFTNKALQHMTDFAIQFNKNSFGVIPTTPLPIHTPLMPSQSIDISLPLNTIGPVMKMDPLNNLQVAVKNNIDVFYFSCLIPLNIFFVEDGKMERQVFLATWKDIPNENELQYQIKECHLNADTVSGKLQNNNIYTIAKRNVEGQDMLYQSLKLTNGIWILAELRIQPGNPNYTLSLKCRAPEVSQYVYQVYDSVLKN, encoded by the exons ATGACCGATTCAAAGTACTttaccacaaacaaaaaag GAGAGATCTTTGAGCTGAAGGCAGAGCTGAACAatgagaagaaagagaagaggaaggaggctGTGAAGAAGGTCATCGCTGCCATGACCGTGGGCAAAGATGTCAG TTCGCTTTTCCCAGATGTGGTGAactgcatgcagacagacaaCCTGGAGCTGAAGAAGCTGGTGTACTTGTACCTAATGAACTATGCCAAGAGTCAGCCCGATATGGCCATCATGGCCGTCAACAGCTTTGTCAAG GACTGTGAAGATCCGAACCCCCTGATCCGGGCGCTGGCCGTGCGCACCATGGGCTGCATCCGCGTGGACAAGATCACCGAGTACCTGTGCGAGCCGCTGCGCAAGTGCCTGAAGGACGAGGACCCGTACGTGCGGAAGACGGCGGCCGTGTGCGTGGCCAAGCTGCACGACATCAACGCCCAGATGGTGGAGGACCAGGGCTTCCTGGACTCCCTGAGGGACCTCATCGCCGACTCCAACCCCATG GTCGTGGCCAACGCCGTGGCAGCTCTGTCCGAGATCAGCGAGTCGCACCCCAACAGCAACCTTCTGGACCTGAACCCCCAGAACATCAACAAGCTACTGACGGCCCTGAACGAGTGCACGGAGTGGGGCCAGATCTTCATCCTGGACTGCCTCTCCAACTACAACCCCAAAGACGAGCGCGAGGCCCAGAG TATTTGTGAGCGCGTGACCCCTAGGCTGTCCCACGCCAACTCGGCCGTGGTGCTGTCTGCTGTCAAAGTGCTCATGAAGTTCCTGGAGCTGCTTCCCAAGGACTCTGACTACTACAACACCCTGCTGAAGAAGCTGTCCCCGCCCCTGGTCACTCTGCTCTCTGGGGAGCCCGAGGTGCAGTACGTGGCGCTCAGGAACATCAACCTGATCGTGCAGAAGAG GCCCGAGATCCTGAAGCAGGAGATCAAGGTGTTCTTCGTCAAGTACAACGACCCCATCTACGTTAAACTGGAGAAACTGGACATCATGATCCGCTTGGCCTCCCAGGCCAACATTGCCCAG gtgttGGCTGAGCTGAAGGAGTACGCCACGGAGGTGGACGTGGACTTCGTGCGCAAGGCCGTGCGGGCCATCGGGCGCTGCGCCATCAAGGTGGAG caaTCAGCCGAGCGCTGTGTGAGCACTCTGCTCGACCTCATCCAGACCAAGGTCAACTACGTGGTTCAGGAGGCCATTGTGGTCATCAGAGATATCTTCCGCAAGTACCCAAACAA GTATGAGAGCATTATCGCCACACTGTGTGAAAACCTGGACTCCCTGGACGAGCCGGACGCACGCGCTGCCATGATCTGGATCGTGGGGGAGTACGCCGAGAGAATCGACAATGCCGACGAGCTGCTGGAGAGCTTCCTGGAAGGATTCCACGATGAGAGCACACAG GTCCAGCTCACCCTGCTGACAGCCATCGTTAAGCTGTTCTTGAAAAAGCCCTCAGAGACCCAGGAGCTGGTCCAGCAGGTCCTCAGCCTGGCCACCCAG GACTCTGACAACCCCGACCTGCGTGACAGGGGCTACATCTACTGGCGCCTGCTGTCCACCGACCCGGTGACGGCCAAGGAGGTGGTGCTGTCGGAGAAGCCGCTGATCTCGGAGGAGACGGACCTGATCGAGCCCACCCTGCTGGACGAGCTCATCTGCCACATCGGGTCCCTGGCCTCCGTCTACCACAAGCCCCCCAACGCCTTCGTGGAGGGCAGCCACGGCATCCACCGCAAGCACCTGCCCATCCAGCACGGCAG CATCGACACAGGGGAGAGCCCTGTCAGCGCCGGGCCGGCAGCCCCCATGGACCAGCCGCAGGTCATCCCCTCCCAGGGCGACCTCTTGGGAGACCTGCTCAACCTGGACCTGGGCCCCCCGGTCAACGTGCCCCAGGTGTCCACCATTCAGATGGGGGCGGTGGACCTGCTGGGCGGTGGGCTAGACAGCCTG gTGGGACAGAACTTCATCCCGTCCTCGGTGCCCAGCACATTCGCCCCCTCGCCCACCCCGGCGGCGCTCAGCAGCGGCCTCAACGACCTGTTCGACCTCTCCACCGGCATGGCCATCACCACCGGCGGCTACGTGGCTCCTAAAGCG GTGTGGCTGCCAGCAGTCAAGGCCAAAGGCCTGGAGATCGCCGGAACCTTCTCCCGCAGACAGGGTCATATGTACATGGACATGACCTTCACCAACAAGGCCCTGCAGCACATGACCGACTTTGCCATCCAGTTCAACAAGaacag ttttgGGGTGATCCCCACCACACCCCTACCCATTCACACCCCTCTGATGCCCAGCCAGAGCATCGACATCTCCCTGCCGCTCAACACCATCGGGCCCGTCATGAAGATGGACCCACTCAACAACCTGcag GTGGCTGTAAAGAACAACATTGATGTCTTCTACTTCAGCTGCCTCATTCCACTCAACATCTTCTTCGTGGAGGATGGAAAAATGG AGCGCCAGGTCTTCCTGGCCACCTGGAAGGACATTCCCAATGAGAATGAGCTTCAGTACCAGATCAAAGAGTGCCACCTAAATGCAG ACACCGTCTCGGGGAAGCTACAAAATAACAACATCTACACCATCGCCAAGAGGAACGTGGAGGGTCAGGACATGCTGTACCAGTCCCTGAAACTCACCAACGGCATCTGGATCCTGGCAGAGCTACGCATCCAGCCCGGCAACCCCAACTACACG ctctcctTGAAGTGCCGGGCTCCAGAGGTCTCCCAGTACGTCTACCAGGTGTACGATTCCGTCCTGAAGAACTGA